ATCGGCAGCGATCGGAACCGGTCGATGATGCCCTTCTCGACATCGGCGGTGATTCCGGTGGACACCACGAACGCGGTGAACACGATGGTCTGCGCCTGGATGCCGGGAAGCAGGAACTCGCGGTAGGACGCGCTGCCGGCGGTGGCGATCGACGCGCCGAACACGAACGCGAACAGCAGCACGAACATGATGGGCTGCACCGTGACGTCGCTCAACATCTCAGGCATCCGCTTGGTGTGGATCATGTTGCGCTTGACCATGATCCACGACTGCTCGACGATGTTCGTCTGGCGGATCCGGGGCCGTTCCAGGGTGTCGCGCTTCTCGCTCTCGGTGGTGGTCATGCGCTGACCTCCTCGGTCTCGTCGCCCTCGACGCGATGGCCGGTCAGGGACAGGAACACGTCGTCCAGGCTGGGCCGGGACAGGCCGATGTCGTCGACCTCGATCGCGCGCTCCTGCAGCCAGCCCGCGACCCGGGTCAGGTCGGCGATGCCGTTGGCCGCCGCGGTGAGTTGCCGTGCACCAACGTCGACGTGGACCTCGGCGCCGGTACGCGCGATGAGCTCCCGCGCCGCGGGCAGGTCGGTGGCGTGCGAGACGGTGACGACCAGGCTGGCATTGCCGGCCTGCTCTTTGAGTTGCAGCGGCGTGCCCTGCGCGATGATCCGGCCGTGATTGACGACGACGATGTCGTCGGCGAGTTGGTCGGCCTCCTCGAGGTACTGCGTGGTGAGCAGCAGTGTCGTGCCCTCGGCGACGAGGCCGCGCAGCATCTCCCACAGCTCGCTGCGACTACGCGGATCCAGACCCGTGGTCGGCTCGTCGAGGAACAGCACCGGCGGTGACGCGATCAAGCTGACCGCGAGGTCGAGCCGTCGCCGCATGCCGCCGGAGTACCCGCGGACCGGCCGGTCGGCGGCATCGGCGATCGAAAACTGTTCCAACAGTTGATTTCCCAGGCGTTCGAGGTCGCGACGACCGATGCCGTAGAGACCGCCGATCATCCGGATGTTCTCGCGGCCGGTCAGCAGCTCGTCGACGGTGGCGACCTGTCCGGTGAGGCCCATGTTGCGGCGCACCATGTCCGGTTGCTCGCGGATGTCGTATCCCGCCACCCGCGCGGTTCCGCTGGTGGGGACCGTCAGCGTCGTCATCATCCGGACCGTGGTGGTCTTACCCGCACCGTTGGGACCGAGCAGGCCCAGCACCGTGCCGGGCGGCACCACGAAGCTGACGCCGTCGACAGCTGGTCGTTCGGAGGCGTTGTCACCGAATTTCTTCACGAGGTCGATCGCCTCGATGGCCGGAGAGGTCATGGGCCAACCGTAGCGACGAGCTCCGACGCGCAGCCAATGGATTTCCTCGGCGAGCGACCGCAAAATGCCATATCTGCGCGGCGTGTCACGTACAGACACGGTCGGTCGCGAGCAGGGAAAAGGTCGCGCAGGTTCTAGGTGACCAGCGAGACCGAGTTGGAGCGGCGCAGCTTGCCCGACGGGGTCTTCGGGATGCTTCCCGGCCCCAGCACGACGACGTTGCGCGGCCGCACGTCGACCTCGGCCACCACCTCATGGGCGACCTGATGCTCGATGCGACGCACCTCGACCGGGTCCTGCCAGGCGTTGGACTCCACGGCGACGGCGAAGGTTTCCCGCGAATGACCGGCATCGAGTCGCACCGCGACGGCGCAGCCCGGCCGGACGCCCTCGACGCGGCCGGCGGCACGCTCGATGTCGGTCGGGTAGATGTTGCGGCCCGCCATGATGATGACGTCCTTCACGCGGCCGCACACGATGATGTTGCCTTCTTCGGTGATGTAGCCGAGGTCACCGGTGTCGTACCAGCCGTGCTCGTCCTGGGCGGGGATGAAGCCGCCCATGGTGATGTAGCCGGGTGTCAGGCACTCGCCGCGAAGTTCGATGACGCCGACACCGCGGGCGGGCATGACGTTGCCGTGCTCGTCGATGACGCGGGCCTCGAGGTCCGTCAGCAACGGACCGAGGGAGGCCAGCCGCCGGGTGTTGCCCTTGGTGGCGGGCACGGCGCGGCGCAGCGCCGCGAGCAGGTCGGCGTCGACCTCGTCGACCACCAGGCCGGCGCCGCACGGTGAGAACGACACCGCCAGGGTGGTCTCGGCCATGCCGTAGGCGGGCAGGATCGCGTCGGGCTTCAGACCGAACGGCTTACCCGCGTCCAAGAGATCCTCGACGTCGGCGGGCTCGACGGGTTCGGCGCCCGAGAGCGCGAACCGCAGCGTCGACAGGTCGAACTCGCCCGGCTTGGCCTGGCGCCGCAGCCGCTTGGCGAACAACGCGTAGGCGAAGTTCGGGGCCGCGGTCATTGTGCCCTTGTACTTGTCGATGAGCTTGGCCCACAGCAGGGTGTCGCGCAGGAAGTCCATCGGCGTGACCTTGACGAGCTCCGCGCCGAAGTACATCGGGATGGTGAGGAAGCCGACCATGCCCATGTCGTGGAAGCAGGGCAGCCAGCTGACCATGACGTCCTTGTCGACGTCGTACTCGGCGCCGATGAACATGGCCTCGGCGTTGGAGTGGATGTTGCGGTGGGTGATCTGCACCGCCTTGGGAGACCCAGTGGATCCGGACGTCAGCTGCATCAGCGCCAGGTCGTCCTCGCCGACCTCGATGGGGTCGATCGGGTCCGACGCCAGCAGGTCGGCGACGGTCAGAACCGTGATGCCCTTTTCCTCGAGGACCGGGATCGCGACGAGGAACGGTTCGGAGACGATGACGGCCTTGGCCTCGATCATGCCGATGACGTTCATGGTGTCCTCGGCCCAGATCACGAGGTCGGTCCGGGGCGTGGGCTGGTGCAACATGGTCAGGCAGGCGCCGCGCATCCACAGGCCCTGCGCTACCGGCGCAATCTCGACCGGGAAGCCTGCGAGCACGCCGACCGAATCGCCGAGTCCGATTCCGGCCTCCGCCAGACCACCGGCGACGGCGCGGGCCCGCTCGTGAACCTCACCCCAGGTGTGTCGAACTGGCTCGTGCGGTTCACCGGTGACCATGCCCGTTGTCACGGTGCGGGCGTTTCGGTACATCTTCTCGGTGAAACGGCTCACGACAACCTCCTCGGTTTCCGAACAGGACATGCCCGGATGTAATGCTCCGCCTGATCAAAGGCGCTTTCCAGGAGGCGCGCACACAATTGGGGAGCGGTTGCGTCTCGAATTGGTGATGCCTCTGGTGAGCGGTCGGCTATGACAAGTCGCCCGCCGATGTTGCCGGCGGGCGCGAATGCCGCGTCCAAAGGATGACCGCTAGTTTTCACCGTCGATCATCTTAAACATTTCTTAAGGACCTGCCAAAATCTGGCGGGCATTGAGGCCTGAGTCACACCGTCATTTGCGAAGCGCGTGGCGCGTCACACGGAGGCCGACGGCGCGGGCACCACCCGTGCCCCCTGCACGGGCCCACTGGCGACGCGCACGGTCCGGCAGACACCGGCACCGGCCATCTCGGTGGCGACGTCGACGGCCGAGGACGCCGACGAGCAGAGGAAGGCACACGTCGGTCCCGAGCCCGAGACGATGCCGGCCAGCGCCCCGGCCTCGGTGCCCGCGCGCAGGGTGCGACGCAGCTCGGGATCCAAAGACAGCGCAGCTGCCTGCAGGTCGTTGCCGAGCAGCGGCGCCAGCTCCGCGGGATCGCCGGACGCCAGGGCGGCCAGCAGCGGCTCTGGATCGTCGAGGCGCGGCGGCGCGTCGCGCTCCGTCTCACGCAGGCGGTCGATCTCGGCGAACACCGACGGCGTCGACAGCCCGCCCTTGGCGAAGGCCAGCACCCAGTGAAAAGTGTTGCGGGCCAGTACCGTCGCCAGTTCCTCGCCGCGACCCGTACCCAGTGCGGTGCCGCCGTGCAGCGCGAAGGGGACGTCGCTGCCCAGCTGCGCGGCGAGCACGTGGAGGTCGCGCCGCGGCACCCCCAGCTCCCACAGCGTGTTCATCGCGACGAGCACAGCCGCGGCATTGGCACTGCCACCTGCCATGCCACCGGCGACGGGGATCGACTTCTCGACCGTGATCGCCACGTCGGGTGCGCGCCCGACATGTTCGGCGAGCAGTTCGGCGGCGCGCCACGCGAGGTTGCGTTCGTCGGCCGGCAGCGTGTCTGCGCCTTCTCCCGCCAACTCCAGCGACAGCACGTCGGCGTTGCGCACGGTGATCTCGTCGAGCAGCGAAACCGCGTGAAACACAGTGGTCAGCTCGTGATAGCCGTCGTCGCGGCGATCTCCGACCTCGAGGTACAGATTGACCTTGCCCGGCACCCGCACAGTCACCGATCCGGTCGGAACCCATTCGGATGCGGTGTTGCCGTTGGACACCAGACGACACTATCGGAGGAGACCGCACCCAGGAGCCGTCTGAGCAGGTCAACCTCGCCGATCAAACCCATAGTCTGAGGGCGTGCTCTCCGTTGGCGAAGAGTTTGAAGGTCACATCGTCTACGAGGCGCTGGGCCGCGGCGGCCATGCGACGGTGTACCGGGCGCGCGCCCGGGATCGGGACGTGGCGCTGAAAGTCCTCGACCAGGGCCACCGCGATCTCACC
The sequence above is drawn from the Mycobacterium gallinarum genome and encodes:
- a CDS encoding ATP-binding cassette domain-containing protein; its protein translation is MTSPAIEAIDLVKKFGDNASERPAVDGVSFVVPPGTVLGLLGPNGAGKTTTVRMMTTLTVPTSGTARVAGYDIREQPDMVRRNMGLTGQVATVDELLTGRENIRMIGGLYGIGRRDLERLGNQLLEQFSIADAADRPVRGYSGGMRRRLDLAVSLIASPPVLFLDEPTTGLDPRSRSELWEMLRGLVAEGTTLLLTTQYLEEADQLADDIVVVNHGRIIAQGTPLQLKEQAGNASLVVTVSHATDLPAARELIARTGAEVHVDVGARQLTAAANGIADLTRVAGWLQERAIEVDDIGLSRPSLDDVFLSLTGHRVEGDETEEVSA
- a CDS encoding fatty acyl-AMP ligase, coding for MSRFTEKMYRNARTVTTGMVTGEPHEPVRHTWGEVHERARAVAGGLAEAGIGLGDSVGVLAGFPVEIAPVAQGLWMRGACLTMLHQPTPRTDLVIWAEDTMNVIGMIEAKAVIVSEPFLVAIPVLEEKGITVLTVADLLASDPIDPIEVGEDDLALMQLTSGSTGSPKAVQITHRNIHSNAEAMFIGAEYDVDKDVMVSWLPCFHDMGMVGFLTIPMYFGAELVKVTPMDFLRDTLLWAKLIDKYKGTMTAAPNFAYALFAKRLRRQAKPGEFDLSTLRFALSGAEPVEPADVEDLLDAGKPFGLKPDAILPAYGMAETTLAVSFSPCGAGLVVDEVDADLLAALRRAVPATKGNTRRLASLGPLLTDLEARVIDEHGNVMPARGVGVIELRGECLTPGYITMGGFIPAQDEHGWYDTGDLGYITEEGNIIVCGRVKDVIIMAGRNIYPTDIERAAGRVEGVRPGCAVAVRLDAGHSRETFAVAVESNAWQDPVEVRRIEHQVAHEVVAEVDVRPRNVVVLGPGSIPKTPSGKLRRSNSVSLVT
- a CDS encoding 4-(cytidine 5'-diphospho)-2-C-methyl-D-erythritol kinase; its protein translation is MSNGNTASEWVPTGSVTVRVPGKVNLYLEVGDRRDDGYHELTTVFHAVSLLDEITVRNADVLSLELAGEGADTLPADERNLAWRAAELLAEHVGRAPDVAITVEKSIPVAGGMAGGSANAAAVLVAMNTLWELGVPRRDLHVLAAQLGSDVPFALHGGTALGTGRGEELATVLARNTFHWVLAFAKGGLSTPSVFAEIDRLRETERDAPPRLDDPEPLLAALASGDPAELAPLLGNDLQAAALSLDPELRRTLRAGTEAGALAGIVSGSGPTCAFLCSSASSAVDVATEMAGAGVCRTVRVASGPVQGARVVPAPSASV